The following coding sequences are from one Wenzhouxiangella sp. AB-CW3 window:
- a CDS encoding adenine nucleotide alpha hydrolase — protein sequence MSIPTDNPEADSPHSVVVLSSGGKDSLFMFHRLNSDPRWRIEAMLTTVNERNGRVAMHGTPGSLLRAQADALGIPLVTVGLPEDCNNAEYERRLSRGLAPFRERGIAHVACGDLFLADIRQWREALFERLGWTPLFPIWQEPTDRLARKLVEDGWQLTISCIDTHHLPDHFLGCRFDQSFLDALPPGIDPCGENGEFHTFVHGGPPFRHSLHFSTGRVVVTHNRFAMLELLPVDQ from the coding sequence ATGAGTATACCGACCGACAATCCCGAAGCAGACTCGCCGCATTCGGTTGTGGTGCTGTCTTCCGGCGGCAAAGACAGTCTGTTCATGTTTCATCGGCTGAATTCCGACCCCCGTTGGCGGATCGAAGCGATGCTAACTACCGTCAACGAGCGCAACGGGCGCGTGGCCATGCATGGCACGCCAGGATCACTGCTTCGTGCCCAGGCCGATGCGCTGGGCATCCCCCTGGTCACGGTGGGTTTGCCCGAGGACTGCAACAATGCCGAGTACGAGCGACGGCTTTCTCGCGGTCTGGCCCCGTTTCGTGAGCGTGGCATCGCCCATGTTGCCTGCGGCGATCTCTTCCTGGCCGACATACGCCAGTGGCGTGAGGCGTTGTTCGAACGGTTGGGCTGGACACCGCTGTTTCCCATTTGGCAGGAACCGACCGACCGGCTGGCTCGGAAGTTGGTCGAGGATGGATGGCAACTGACCATCAGTTGTATCGACACCCACCACTTACCTGATCACTTCCTGGGCTGTCGCTTCGATCAGTCCTTTCTCGACGCGCTCCCTCCCGGCATTGATCCCTGCGGCGAGAACGGCGAGTTCCATACCTTCGTGCATGGCGGGCCGCCTTTCCGGCATTCGCTGCATTTCAGTACCGGGCGTGTCGTCGTGACGCACAACCGCTTCGCCATGCTGGAGTTGTTGCCGGTCGATCAATAG
- a CDS encoding PH domain-containing protein gives MLIKSRIDTWVAIVLIASAFACLGAGFMIMAGGSVTNFLIGLAVLTGGVMLPGWILLQTTYLLGPEKLTIRSGPFRWHVAYNDIDQAVRKRCLMSGPALSMDRIVLHYGKSRQLVISPEDPERFLAELKRLRQATRTA, from the coding sequence ATGCTGATCAAGTCTCGAATCGACACCTGGGTCGCGATCGTCCTGATCGCTTCTGCCTTTGCTTGCCTGGGCGCAGGCTTTATGATCATGGCCGGGGGATCCGTCACGAATTTTCTGATCGGACTGGCTGTGCTGACCGGTGGCGTCATGCTGCCGGGCTGGATCCTTTTGCAAACCACCTACCTGCTGGGCCCCGAAAAACTGACGATTCGAAGCGGTCCCTTTCGGTGGCATGTGGCTTATAACGACATCGACCAGGCCGTCAGGAAGCGATGCCTGATGTCCGGCCCGGCATTATCAATGGATCGGATTGTCCTGCACTACGGGAAGTCACGGCAGCTCGTAATTTCGCCTGAAGATCCCGAGCGCTTTCTTGCTGAGTTGAAGCGACTGAGGCAAGCGACCAGAACCGCGTGA
- a CDS encoding efflux RND transporter permease subunit — MSEANSLTRRVADAVFRVRPLVLLVFLLGTVAMAFYATQLRVDAGFMKQLPLEHDFMQTFLDYEREFGGANRIMVAVMARDGEMFTPEFFEDFEEVTNRVFFVPGVDRASVRSIFTPNVRFVEIVEDGFAGGNVIPADFSPSPEMFERVRSNIVSSGEVGRLVSEDFSGAMVWANLLERDPSTGETLDYQDVASRLEAIRAEFENEDHSVHIIGFAKIVGDIADGARGVVAYFGVAFLITALLLYWYSGSIWLTVLPLACSTVAVIWQLGALSLLGFGIDPMNILTPFLVFAIGVSHGVQMISGWSAEKMFGGHSAAGLVQSGIPLDDVRPASSLEASKATFARLLAPGSIALISDTIGFLTILLINIRIIQELAITASIGVAIIIFTNLLLLPILLSYVRLRREDRRRRNEYEAAQKPSIIWNTIASFTRPRVALVAIIAGVGLFSFGWIKSQDMQIGDSQPGVPELREDARYNQDARLIADKFSLGTDLISVIAETVPEACTESYAVMEAIDRFSWQMYNVEGVQQVISLPMVAKVVNAGWNEGNLRWKVLPRNNFIMRQNLQDIDTDSGLLNRDCSAIPIMMYTSDHRAETIIRVVNRVRELREEIYVEDLLDFTGPGDVVEGLLEQDDEPCEECLKFRLATGNVGVMAATNEVVENAQTPMLLYVYSAIIILCLLTFRSVMGTLCIVLPLVLVSYLAYSLMAFMGIGLKVNTLPVVALGVGIGVDYGIYIFSRMRSFLREGLTLDEAYMRTLRLTGKAVFFTAMTLAVGVGTWLFSDLQFQADMGVLLAFMFIFNMIGAMLLLPALSRVLLAWKEPVKVR; from the coding sequence ATGAGTGAAGCCAACAGCCTGACACGTCGCGTCGCAGACGCTGTTTTCCGGGTTCGCCCGCTGGTTCTGCTGGTCTTCCTGCTGGGCACGGTGGCCATGGCCTTCTACGCCACCCAACTGCGTGTGGATGCCGGGTTCATGAAGCAGTTGCCGCTCGAGCACGACTTCATGCAGACTTTCCTCGATTACGAGCGGGAGTTTGGCGGCGCCAATCGCATCATGGTGGCGGTGATGGCGCGCGACGGCGAGATGTTCACGCCGGAATTCTTCGAAGATTTCGAAGAAGTCACCAATCGAGTGTTCTTCGTTCCCGGTGTCGACCGGGCCAGCGTACGTTCGATATTCACCCCCAACGTGCGTTTCGTCGAGATCGTCGAGGACGGATTCGCCGGGGGCAACGTCATCCCCGCCGATTTTTCGCCGTCGCCGGAAATGTTCGAGCGCGTACGCTCCAATATCGTCAGCTCCGGCGAAGTCGGGAGGCTGGTGTCCGAGGACTTCTCCGGCGCCATGGTGTGGGCCAACCTGCTCGAGCGGGACCCTTCGACGGGTGAAACGCTGGACTACCAGGATGTCGCCAGTCGCCTGGAAGCCATCCGGGCGGAGTTCGAGAACGAGGATCACAGCGTCCACATCATCGGCTTTGCAAAAATCGTCGGAGACATCGCCGATGGCGCGCGCGGTGTCGTGGCTTACTTCGGCGTGGCCTTCCTGATCACCGCCTTGCTGCTGTACTGGTACTCCGGTTCGATCTGGCTGACCGTGCTGCCGCTGGCCTGTTCCACGGTGGCCGTGATCTGGCAGCTTGGTGCGCTCAGCCTGCTGGGCTTTGGCATCGACCCGATGAACATCCTCACACCATTCCTGGTGTTTGCCATCGGGGTCAGTCACGGGGTGCAGATGATCAGTGGCTGGAGCGCCGAAAAGATGTTCGGCGGGCATTCGGCCGCGGGACTGGTGCAATCCGGTATTCCACTCGACGATGTTCGTCCGGCATCCAGCCTCGAGGCATCCAAGGCCACGTTTGCCCGCCTGCTGGCCCCCGGCTCGATCGCCCTGATCAGTGACACCATCGGCTTCCTGACCATTTTGCTGATCAATATCCGCATCATCCAGGAGCTGGCCATTACCGCCAGTATCGGGGTGGCGATCATCATCTTCACCAATCTTCTGCTGTTGCCCATCCTGCTGTCCTACGTGCGGCTGCGCAGGGAAGATCGTCGCCGCCGCAATGAATACGAGGCCGCGCAGAAGCCCAGCATCATATGGAACACCATTGCCTCGTTTACCCGTCCGCGGGTGGCATTGGTGGCCATCATTGCCGGTGTCGGTCTGTTCTCCTTTGGCTGGATCAAATCCCAGGACATGCAGATCGGTGATTCCCAGCCCGGCGTGCCGGAACTGCGTGAAGACGCGCGCTACAACCAGGATGCGCGCCTGATCGCCGACAAGTTCTCGCTGGGCACCGACCTGATTTCGGTGATTGCCGAGACCGTGCCGGAAGCCTGCACCGAGTCCTATGCCGTCATGGAGGCGATCGACCGCTTCTCATGGCAGATGTACAACGTCGAAGGGGTTCAGCAGGTCATTTCCCTGCCCATGGTGGCCAAGGTGGTCAACGCTGGCTGGAACGAAGGTAATTTGCGTTGGAAAGTGCTGCCGCGCAACAACTTCATCATGCGCCAGAACCTGCAGGACATCGATACCGACTCCGGTCTGCTCAATCGCGATTGCAGCGCCATCCCGATCATGATGTACACCTCCGACCACCGCGCGGAAACCATCATCCGCGTGGTCAATCGGGTACGTGAGCTGCGCGAGGAGATCTATGTCGAGGATCTGCTGGACTTCACCGGCCCCGGCGATGTGGTCGAAGGCCTGCTCGAACAGGATGACGAACCCTGCGAGGAGTGTCTGAAGTTCCGTCTTGCCACCGGCAATGTCGGGGTCATGGCGGCTACCAACGAAGTAGTGGAGAACGCCCAGACGCCGATGCTGCTCTACGTCTATTCGGCCATCATCATTCTCTGTCTGCTGACTTTCCGCTCGGTGATGGGCACCTTGTGCATCGTGCTGCCGCTGGTGCTGGTCAGTTACCTGGCCTACTCGCTGATGGCTTTCATGGGGATCGGATTGAAGGTCAATACGCTGCCGGTAGTCGCCCTGGGTGTAGGCATTGGTGTTGACTACGGCATTTACATATTCAGTCGAATGCGAAGTTTCCTGCGCGAAGGGCTGACGCTGGACGAGGCCTACATGCGCACGCTCCGGCTGACCGGCAAGGCTGTGTTCTTTACCGCCATGACGCTGGCTGTGGGCGTGGGTACCTGGCTGTTCTCCGACCTGCAGTTCCAGGCCGACATGGGAGTTCTGCTGGCCTTCATGTTCATCTTCAACATGATCGGTGCCATGCTGCTGCTGCCGGCCCTGTCCCGCGTGCTGCTGGCCTGGAAGGAGCCGGTCAAGGTTCGATAA
- a CDS encoding WD40/YVTN/BNR-like repeat-containing protein, with the protein MGPLKHFLLISLLLPAVSLVSAQPADLEIEPRPADPAPLAHKSLMLDIVQAGERYVAVGERGHVLYSDDGREWTQARFVPVSATLVRVTYTDGRLWAVGHDSTIIHSRDRGDTWSLQSFEPEWEQPLLDVHFFNANEGIAIGAYGLFMRTDDAGRHWDVHEMMDLVTSEAIDWREAAESEDEFADEIGPDEDDWGHGDDDWGHGDDDWDDEFYDPEQDFDRGCYEFMECHLNAVLDLGDGQMMMVAERGYGFRSTDGGESWESFRFPYPGSMFGLIPANGGVLAFGLRGNVQFSDNFGDSWEILDTGVSSSLMGATIDPEGRPVMVGGGAAVLTFNPQDETFRVREDRLGSDYAAVLYTTEGTRVLAGEDGLSHE; encoded by the coding sequence ATGGGTCCTCTCAAGCATTTCCTGCTGATTTCCCTTCTACTGCCGGCTGTTTCGCTGGTCTCGGCCCAGCCGGCCGATCTTGAAATCGAACCACGACCTGCCGACCCGGCGCCTCTGGCGCACAAGTCGCTGATGCTCGACATAGTCCAGGCCGGTGAGCGCTACGTGGCCGTGGGCGAACGCGGCCACGTGCTGTACTCCGACGATGGCCGGGAATGGACCCAGGCGCGCTTTGTGCCGGTTTCCGCCACCCTGGTCCGGGTCACCTACACTGATGGCCGACTCTGGGCGGTCGGTCATGACTCCACCATCATTCACAGCCGGGACCGGGGCGATACCTGGAGCCTGCAGTCCTTTGAGCCTGAATGGGAGCAACCCCTGCTCGATGTCCATTTCTTCAACGCCAACGAAGGCATTGCAATCGGAGCCTACGGCCTTTTCATGCGCACTGATGATGCCGGTCGTCACTGGGACGTGCATGAAATGATGGACCTGGTGACTTCGGAAGCCATTGATTGGCGGGAAGCTGCCGAGTCTGAAGATGAGTTTGCCGATGAAATCGGTCCTGACGAGGATGACTGGGGTCATGGAGATGATGACTGGGGTCATGGAGATGATGACTGGGACGATGAGTTCTATGATCCCGAACAGGACTTCGATCGTGGCTGCTATGAGTTCATGGAATGCCATCTCAACGCCGTGCTCGATCTTGGCGATGGGCAGATGATGATGGTGGCCGAGCGAGGCTACGGGTTTCGCAGCACCGACGGGGGCGAGAGCTGGGAGAGCTTCCGTTTTCCGTATCCGGGTTCAATGTTCGGGTTGATCCCTGCCAATGGCGGCGTGCTGGCGTTTGGGCTGCGTGGCAACGTGCAGTTCAGCGACAATTTTGGTGACAGCTGGGAGATCCTCGACACCGGTGTGTCGTCGAGTCTCATGGGTGCGACTATCGATCCCGAGGGCCGTCCGGTCATGGTGGGGGGCGGTGCCGCGGTATTGACCTTTAACCCGCAGGATGAAACCTTCCGCGTCAGGGAGGATCGCCTGGGCAGTGACTATGCCGCGGTGCTCTACACCACGGAAGGAACCCGGGTACTGGCCGGAGAGGATGGACTGAGTCATGAGTGA
- a CDS encoding DUF1329 domain-containing protein encodes MLKTFIHTGSRTLARTTLGIALGSMAVTLALAGEADEGVPPQNEDFIIERTPENIARLGEDLTPMGSIRAGNEDGTIPAWEGGLGEEDWPDGFEPGDRHPNPFPDDEPLFVIDGENYQEYADKLSAGQIATFERYPDTYYMKVYPTRRTASFPERTYEMTMQNAETGRLVAEGEGVADVAEGFPFPLPQNAYELMWNHKLKYKGIGGTRYNNQVVPTARGSFQLIRLREELLGMYYREGMTIEDTNNILLYFFQEVESPARLAGNILLVHETLNQIETPRQAWIYNPGQRRVRRAPNVAYDNPGTASDGLRTNDMTDMFNGAMDRYEWEIVDKREMYIPYNSYDAHSGDITADDLVRPGHLNPEYMRYELHRVWVVEATLRDGTRHINPRRTFYFDDDSYQIVLTDHYDQRGNLWRASEAHTINYYEVPTYWSTIETHMDLQSGRFLATGLDNQDPVNTFNVELRPSNYTPQALRTRGRR; translated from the coding sequence ATGCTCAAGACATTCATTCATACAGGCTCGCGAACACTGGCGAGGACAACGCTGGGTATCGCCCTGGGCAGCATGGCCGTCACCCTGGCGTTGGCCGGTGAAGCCGATGAAGGTGTGCCGCCACAGAACGAAGACTTCATCATTGAACGCACACCTGAGAACATCGCGCGTCTTGGTGAAGATCTCACGCCCATGGGTTCGATCCGGGCCGGTAACGAAGATGGCACCATCCCGGCCTGGGAAGGCGGCCTGGGCGAAGAGGACTGGCCTGATGGCTTTGAGCCCGGCGACCGGCATCCCAACCCCTTCCCCGATGACGAGCCACTGTTCGTTATCGATGGCGAAAACTACCAGGAGTATGCCGACAAACTCTCGGCCGGTCAGATCGCCACCTTCGAGCGATACCCCGACACCTACTACATGAAGGTCTATCCCACGCGCCGGACGGCCTCTTTCCCCGAGCGCACCTACGAGATGACCATGCAAAACGCCGAAACCGGTCGCCTGGTGGCCGAGGGCGAGGGTGTGGCCGATGTGGCCGAAGGTTTCCCCTTCCCGCTCCCTCAGAATGCCTACGAGCTGATGTGGAACCACAAGCTCAAGTACAAGGGCATTGGCGGCACACGCTACAACAACCAGGTGGTGCCAACCGCCCGCGGCAGCTTCCAGCTTATTCGCCTGCGTGAAGAACTGCTCGGCATGTACTACCGCGAAGGCATGACCATCGAGGATACCAACAACATCCTGCTGTACTTCTTCCAGGAAGTTGAATCCCCGGCGCGTCTGGCCGGCAATATCCTGCTGGTCCATGAAACGCTCAACCAGATCGAAACGCCGCGCCAGGCCTGGATCTACAACCCCGGTCAGCGCCGAGTGCGTCGTGCCCCCAACGTGGCCTACGACAACCCGGGTACGGCCTCCGACGGCCTGCGCACCAATGACATGACCGACATGTTCAACGGTGCCATGGACCGCTACGAGTGGGAAATCGTCGACAAGCGTGAAATGTACATCCCCTACAACTCCTACGATGCGCACAGCGGCGACATCACTGCCGACGACCTGGTTCGTCCCGGCCACCTGAATCCGGAGTACATGCGCTACGAGCTGCATCGGGTCTGGGTTGTAGAAGCCACCCTGCGTGATGGCACCCGGCATATCAATCCGCGCCGGACTTTCTACTTCGACGATGACTCCTACCAGATCGTGCTGACCGACCACTACGATCAGCGCGGCAATCTGTGGCGAGCCTCTGAAGCCCACACGATCAATTACTACGAAGTCCCGACCTACTGGTCGACCATTGAAACCCACATGGATCTGCAGTCCGGTCGTTTCCTGGCCACGGGGCTGGACAACCAGGACCCGGTCAATACGTTCAACGTCGAGCTGAGACCCAGCAATTACACGCCGCAGGCCCTGCGGACGAGAGGGCGTCGCTAG
- a CDS encoding DUF1302 domain-containing protein — MKNNALKSRRHGLKKLRPALLACAVGLALSAQQASALDLSFGDVRVTLDNTVSYGVGFRVQDRDEDLVAKSHFNPAISQASIQDQIAAPGRFSANSDDGNLNFDQWDPIFNAARITSELDISYRNVGAFVRGNYFYDFTLNSMDELSEGAKDRVGERGRVLDAYVFGDFDVGDRVLSLRAGRQVVSWGESTFIAGGINTINPVDVTALRTAGAELRDAFLPLNMLWGSFDLTPNLSLEGVAMFEWGRVEAEPVGTYFATNDFATAGGRYAMLNFGLVPQPVMNPDLYDPVCNGGNFGATDKPLPPELVGAGCSAAFPRGDDMRPSDSGQWGLAARYFAPWFFDSELGFYYLRYHSRLPVLSGQAVTTTEPSSGRVIVEYPEDINLLGASMNTNLGLWSVGAEISYRDNQPIQIDDVELLFAGLSPLNSLLPEEALHFRSQLGEYAPGEFIQGYEQRRVSQAQATFTRLFGPGNPLRADQITFVGEVGVTHVWNLPDEDVLRFEGPGTDTGGGPSIVTGGNLRNPVTTTDGFVTDTSWGYRLLISPTYNNVFGTPWNMSPRLAFNHDVGGTSPGPGGNFVEGRKQITAGLGFDFQATWRADIAYTSFFGGGINNLLRDRDFVSASLSYSF, encoded by the coding sequence ATGAAAAACAATGCACTCAAATCACGTCGGCACGGTCTGAAGAAGCTGCGCCCGGCCCTTCTGGCCTGCGCCGTGGGCCTGGCACTGTCGGCCCAGCAGGCTTCCGCCCTGGATCTGAGTTTCGGCGATGTCCGCGTCACCCTGGACAACACAGTCAGCTACGGCGTCGGCTTCCGCGTACAGGACCGTGACGAAGACCTGGTCGCCAAGTCGCACTTCAATCCGGCCATTTCCCAGGCGTCCATACAGGACCAGATCGCCGCGCCAGGCCGGTTTTCGGCCAACAGCGACGATGGCAACCTGAACTTCGACCAGTGGGACCCGATCTTCAATGCTGCCCGCATCACATCGGAGCTCGATATCAGCTACCGCAACGTTGGTGCTTTCGTGCGCGGCAACTACTTCTACGATTTCACGCTCAACAGCATGGACGAGTTGTCAGAAGGCGCGAAGGATCGTGTTGGCGAACGCGGTCGTGTTCTCGATGCTTACGTCTTCGGCGACTTCGATGTGGGCGATCGTGTGCTGTCTCTCCGGGCCGGTCGACAGGTTGTGAGCTGGGGCGAGAGTACTTTTATTGCCGGGGGTATCAACACGATCAACCCGGTCGATGTGACCGCCCTGCGCACCGCCGGTGCCGAGTTGCGTGATGCCTTCCTGCCGCTGAACATGCTCTGGGGCAGTTTTGATCTGACACCCAACCTCTCGCTCGAAGGGGTGGCCATGTTCGAATGGGGCCGCGTCGAGGCCGAACCGGTAGGCACTTATTTCGCCACCAACGACTTTGCCACGGCCGGTGGGCGCTACGCCATGCTCAACTTTGGCTTGGTGCCCCAGCCGGTCATGAACCCCGACCTGTACGACCCGGTCTGCAACGGCGGTAATTTCGGCGCGACCGATAAACCGTTGCCCCCGGAACTGGTGGGGGCTGGGTGTTCGGCGGCCTTCCCGCGCGGTGACGACATGCGCCCGAGCGACAGTGGCCAGTGGGGCCTGGCGGCACGCTATTTCGCTCCCTGGTTCTTCGATAGCGAGCTTGGTTTCTACTACCTTCGCTACCACAGCCGGCTGCCGGTGCTTTCCGGGCAGGCAGTGACCACGACCGAACCCAGTTCCGGGCGCGTGATCGTCGAGTATCCGGAGGATATCAATCTCCTGGGTGCGAGCATGAACACCAATCTCGGCCTCTGGTCGGTCGGAGCCGAGATCAGTTATCGCGACAATCAGCCGATCCAGATCGACGATGTGGAGTTGCTGTTTGCCGGTCTGTCACCGCTCAACAGCCTTCTGCCCGAAGAGGCGCTGCATTTTCGCAGTCAGCTCGGCGAGTATGCTCCGGGTGAGTTTATCCAGGGTTACGAGCAGCGTCGTGTATCCCAGGCCCAGGCCACCTTCACCCGGCTGTTCGGTCCCGGCAACCCGCTGCGGGCCGACCAGATTACCTTCGTGGGTGAGGTCGGTGTGACCCATGTCTGGAATCTGCCGGATGAGGACGTGCTTCGTTTCGAAGGCCCGGGAACTGATACCGGGGGAGGACCGTCTATAGTGACAGGTGGCAATCTCCGCAATCCGGTAACCACGACCGACGGATTCGTGACCGATACCAGCTGGGGTTATCGCCTGTTGATTTCGCCGACCTACAACAACGTGTTCGGCACACCGTGGAACATGTCGCCGAGGCTGGCATTCAACCACGATGTCGGCGGCACGTCTCCCGGGCCGGGCGGCAACTTCGTCGAAGGGCGCAAGCAGATCACGGCCGGACTCGGCTTTGATTTCCAGGCAACCTGGCGGGCCGATATTGCCTACACGTCATTTTTCGGTGGCGGCATCAACAATCTGCTCAGAGACCGCGACTTTGTCTCGGCCTCACTGAGCTACTCATTCTGA
- a CDS encoding lipase, giving the protein MMKSCRYMALALVPLLFLVGCGGSSDVERATPAPPVTNPEGRPVDGVITARFDPGEGDIPFPNSLLLQGTADLTLNLPVDDPTDFSNPQVALSKLDGFSTVAPWTFSFSTAPDPDSIVPGSSVRFYEVSFAQGTAAVTGVNRELVPGQDYVATIAPSDPTGRTVAIVPLRPLQEMTGYMAVVTDGIRDERGNPATAAQPYHLSKRPDPLVDEQGQSTDPLLDNETAGALEGLRQLTNTHLAAAGSQGVDPDSVVLSFTATTQSITPVLERVRSAARPTSSQIARACVAPDTCLTTADVLPPGASPGIADLYIGVVELPYYLGIPEGPTDPTPLSQFWQAEPGAYVPPFDDADLDPNSTSLTVANPMPVETGRQIAPVLMSVPNEQSGFDRPTAGWPVVIFQHGITGDRSQMLALADAMATIGFAVVAIDMPLHGITETDPSEPLGALYVGNTPFGEIATERTFDLRLGDGQTIDDSGEWFINLQNLLVSRDNLRQAQVDLSTLALNIPQMDLTGDGVSDLDGSSIQFVGLSLGGMVGTPFLAVEDTVNNGVLSASGGGIANLLAGSDTFGPVIRAGLEQAGVEPFSPDYYQFLLAAQTVIDAADPINWGAQAVLTNSVLIQQIAGDAVVPNAVSGAPLSGTEPLIAVMGLDPIVETTTDPMGIRGAVRMLEGGHGSLLDPGASPAATAELQGQAASMAASGGAQVVIGNPTIIQTD; this is encoded by the coding sequence ATGATGAAGTCATGCCGTTACATGGCGCTTGCGCTCGTGCCCCTGCTCTTCCTGGTCGGTTGCGGCGGGAGTTCGGACGTCGAACGGGCCACACCCGCGCCACCTGTCACCAATCCCGAGGGACGCCCTGTCGACGGTGTCATCACCGCCCGCTTTGATCCGGGCGAAGGGGATATCCCGTTTCCCAACAGCCTGCTGCTACAGGGGACGGCCGACCTGACCCTGAATCTGCCGGTCGACGATCCCACCGACTTCAGCAATCCGCAGGTCGCATTGAGCAAGCTTGACGGCTTCAGTACCGTCGCTCCCTGGACTTTCAGCTTCTCCACCGCGCCGGATCCCGACTCCATCGTGCCGGGCAGCAGTGTGCGTTTCTACGAAGTGAGCTTCGCGCAGGGAACCGCGGCGGTCACGGGTGTCAACCGCGAACTCGTGCCGGGCCAGGATTACGTGGCCACCATCGCCCCTTCCGATCCCACCGGCCGCACGGTCGCTATCGTGCCGCTGCGTCCATTGCAGGAAATGACCGGCTACATGGCCGTGGTCACCGACGGCATCCGCGATGAACGCGGCAACCCGGCCACGGCGGCCCAGCCCTACCACCTGTCCAAGCGCCCCGACCCGCTGGTCGATGAGCAGGGCCAAAGCACCGATCCCCTGCTCGACAACGAAACCGCCGGTGCGCTGGAGGGCCTGCGTCAGCTGACCAATACGCACCTGGCCGCAGCCGGCAGCCAGGGGGTTGATCCCGACAGCGTGGTGCTTTCTTTCACGGCGACCACCCAGTCGATTACCCCGGTGCTTGAACGGGTCCGCTCCGCGGCCAGGCCGACCTCGAGCCAGATTGCCCGCGCCTGCGTAGCTCCGGACACCTGCCTGACCACGGCCGACGTGCTGCCGCCGGGCGCATCGCCGGGCATTGCCGATCTCTACATCGGCGTGGTCGAACTGCCTTACTACCTGGGCATTCCGGAAGGGCCCACCGATCCCACGCCCCTGAGCCAGTTCTGGCAGGCCGAGCCCGGTGCCTACGTCCCGCCGTTCGACGATGCCGATCTGGACCCGAACTCCACCAGCCTGACCGTTGCCAACCCCATGCCGGTGGAAACCGGTCGCCAGATTGCACCGGTACTGATGAGCGTGCCCAACGAACAGTCCGGGTTTGATCGTCCGACAGCCGGCTGGCCGGTCGTGATCTTCCAGCACGGCATCACGGGTGATCGTTCACAGATGCTGGCGCTGGCCGACGCCATGGCGACCATCGGTTTTGCCGTTGTGGCCATCGACATGCCCCTGCACGGCATCACGGAAACCGATCCGAGCGAGCCGCTGGGCGCACTTTACGTCGGCAACACTCCATTCGGCGAGATCGCCACCGAGCGTACTTTCGACCTCAGGCTGGGCGATGGCCAGACCATCGACGACTCCGGTGAATGGTTCATCAACCTGCAGAACCTGCTGGTCTCGCGCGACAACCTGCGTCAGGCCCAGGTCGACCTGTCGACACTGGCGCTCAATATTCCCCAAATGGACTTGACCGGCGACGGGGTGAGCGATCTGGATGGATCCAGCATCCAGTTTGTCGGCCTGTCGCTGGGCGGCATGGTCGGTACACCGTTCCTGGCCGTGGAGGACACCGTCAACAATGGCGTGCTGTCGGCTTCGGGCGGCGGCATCGCCAACCTGCTGGCCGGGTCCGATACTTTCGGACCGGTCATTCGCGCCGGGCTTGAGCAGGCTGGCGTTGAGCCCTTCTCCCCGGACTACTACCAGTTCCTGCTGGCCGCCCAGACCGTCATCGATGCGGCCGACCCGATCAACTGGGGCGCTCAGGCCGTGCTCACCAACAGCGTGCTGATTCAGCAGATTGCCGGTGACGCGGTGGTTCCGAATGCCGTTTCCGGTGCACCGCTTTCCGGTACCGAGCCTTTGATCGCGGTCATGGGTCTCGACCCGATCGTCGAGACCACCACCGACCCGATGGGTATCCGCGGTGCGGTAAGAATGCTTGAAGGCGGGCATGGCTCGCTGCTCGACCCGGGCGCCTCGCCGGCGGCCACGGCGGAACTGCAGGGCCAGGCCGCCAGCATGGCAGCCTCCGGTGGCGCCCAGGTCGTCATCGGCAACCCGACCATCATCCAGACCGACTGA